In a genomic window of Flavobacterium sp. KACC 22761:
- the glp gene encoding gephyrin-like molybdotransferase Glp: MIKVEEAIAIIEANSTKMSTKRISVSKALGYVLAEKVISPINMPPFRQSAMDGYAFAHSIRHQYDVVGISQAGDHSDIKLKTTEAIRIFTGAHVPDHADTVVMQEHVMANKDSILIATMPEKFSNVRPVGEQIRKGETVFEANTLMTPAAIGFLACLGITEIEVYKKPKVAVLVTGNELVQPGEKLKKGKIFESNSIMLEAGLQTIGIKKTKVYRVKDNLKATKRSLKEILKKYDIVLISGGISVGDYDFVKEALLQNDVKELFYKINQKPGKPMFFGSKNETLVFALPGNPASSLTNFYIYVAPAVKNRMGFSEIHKPKIIRKLNSEIKNDTGKTLFLKAKYDETNVTVLNSQSSAMLNTFAVANSLLIVPENIENYKKGQLVTLVPID, translated from the coding sequence ATGATTAAAGTTGAAGAAGCCATAGCGATTATTGAAGCGAATAGTACTAAAATGTCGACAAAACGTATTTCTGTCAGCAAAGCTTTAGGATATGTTTTGGCAGAAAAAGTCATTTCGCCAATCAATATGCCTCCATTTCGCCAATCGGCGATGGATGGATATGCTTTTGCACACAGCATTCGACATCAATACGATGTTGTAGGGATTTCTCAAGCTGGAGATCATTCGGATATAAAATTAAAAACAACCGAAGCGATTAGAATTTTTACAGGCGCTCATGTTCCAGATCATGCAGATACAGTTGTAATGCAGGAACACGTAATGGCAAACAAAGATTCTATTTTGATTGCTACAATGCCGGAAAAATTTTCAAATGTTCGTCCTGTTGGGGAACAAATTCGTAAAGGAGAAACGGTTTTTGAAGCCAATACTTTAATGACGCCTGCTGCAATTGGATTTTTGGCTTGTTTAGGAATTACAGAAATTGAGGTCTATAAAAAGCCAAAAGTGGCTGTTTTGGTAACAGGAAACGAATTAGTTCAACCGGGGGAAAAACTAAAAAAAGGAAAAATTTTTGAAAGTAATTCGATTATGCTTGAAGCGGGACTTCAAACAATCGGAATAAAAAAAACGAAAGTTTATCGTGTAAAAGATAATTTAAAAGCGACCAAAAGATCTTTAAAAGAGATCTTAAAAAAATACGACATTGTTTTGATTTCGGGTGGAATTTCCGTTGGAGATTATGATTTTGTAAAAGAAGCTTTGTTGCAAAATGATGTAAAAGAGCTTTTCTATAAAATCAATCAAAAACCGGGAAAACCGATGTTCTTTGGTTCAAAAAATGAAACTTTAGTTTTTGCCCTTCCGGGAAATCCCGCTTCGTCATTGACTAATTTTTATATTTATGTTGCACCTGCAGTAAAAAACAGAATGGGATTTTCGGAAATTCATAAACCAAAAATAATTCGGAAATTAAATTCGGAAATTAAAAACGACACTGGAAAAACCTTGTTTTTGAAAGCAAAGTATGACGAAACAAACGTAACAGTTTTAAACAGTCAAAGTTCTGCAATGTTGAACACATTTGCTGTAGCAAATAGTTTATTGATTGTTCCTGAAAATATTGAAAACTATAAAAAAGGCCAGTTAGTAACATTAGTGCCAATTGACTAA
- a CDS encoding TonB-dependent receptor has product MKNNLKIYSILFLLLLTAGINAQNTTPLIQSKLDGTVVDAITNQPIIGASVVIKGTTHGVQTDAEGKFYFQTGQKFPYTLIVSYIGYKKAEVVVDKNPVIINLKEERQELDELVVVGYGSQKRKDITGSVASVPKANLSQVTSSADNLLRGAIPGVVVTQSSGRPGASSSVRIRGGNSITAGNEPLYVLDGVLIYNDNNNGTAGVAYAGASVNVLSTINPADIESIEVLKDASATAIYGSRGANGVVIITTKKGTKGQDNISYQGYFGFQNVSKKLNLMDASQWASLRNDVQASIGQAPSFTPAQIEAFKTSGSYDWQDAVFRTAAPIQNHQLTFSGGDDRSRYTISAGYFDQDGIVIATDFKRISLRANYERNYSQKFKFGVNANYTNSIANGIGTNGGSSAGRQPNPLVVALYQPPVVPIKNDDGSYNLTNNPYATATNGIIPNPINDLENTTNETKINRILTSLFGEYKFNKELTAKVAVSGDVIDTKQNYYAPSTTTTGAGTKGLASVGDRRVSSVLNENTLNYNTNFGDNHKFSALAGYTLQYTEGEVVNAGAQYFVNDANTYNALQDGVPVKPYSEAFESVLKSWLARVNYSYKGKYNFTLSGRADGSSRFGSESLWGYFPSAGFSWNITDEEFANNIKGVTEAKLRLTAGTTGNQEIGNYLSLASMGSVNYAFGGTLATGLAPTRLGNPDLRWEKTNQYNVGLDLALLDRKINFVFDVYYKKTKDLLINVPVPLTSGYATVLQNIGGVENKGLEIGLITENIKTENFSWNSNIVFSTNKNKVTAIGNGVDQFFPVVPNGSLLQQQPVIVKVGLPLGTFWGYRTNGIFQTQEEINTQPKINSLANTKVGDRKYVDTNGDGVITALDKGNLGTSQPKFVGSFSNTISYNDFDLNFSFQGAYGGKVFNALNQQLEISTLGTNAAETLVDRWTPTNPSNEIPRASSSPLGIVSERYVEDASFLRLKLITLGYTLPKSVSKKLGTKSVKFYVSAENLITWTKYTGYDPEVSSYEQNNLYPGIDFGSYPNSKTFISGLNVTF; this is encoded by the coding sequence ATGAAAAATAATTTAAAGATATACTCTATATTATTTCTCCTGCTCCTGACGGCGGGAATTAATGCTCAAAATACGACTCCCTTGATCCAATCAAAACTTGACGGAACTGTTGTCGATGCTATTACAAATCAGCCTATTATAGGGGCATCTGTAGTTATTAAAGGTACAACTCACGGAGTCCAGACTGATGCCGAAGGAAAATTTTATTTTCAAACCGGACAAAAATTCCCTTATACTTTGATTGTATCCTACATAGGTTATAAAAAAGCCGAAGTTGTTGTAGATAAAAATCCTGTTATCATCAACTTAAAAGAAGAGCGTCAAGAATTAGACGAGCTTGTAGTTGTTGGATACGGATCTCAGAAAAGAAAAGATATTACAGGTTCTGTAGCATCTGTTCCAAAAGCCAATTTATCGCAAGTAACCTCATCGGCAGACAACCTGCTTCGCGGCGCCATTCCGGGTGTGGTAGTTACGCAAAGTTCAGGTCGTCCGGGAGCATCATCAAGTGTGCGCATTCGTGGAGGAAACTCAATTACTGCAGGTAATGAGCCCCTTTACGTATTAGACGGTGTTTTAATTTATAATGACAATAATAATGGAACTGCCGGCGTGGCTTATGCGGGAGCATCAGTAAACGTACTTTCGACAATAAATCCAGCTGATATTGAATCTATTGAAGTGTTGAAAGATGCATCGGCAACTGCTATTTATGGATCGAGAGGTGCAAATGGAGTTGTTATCATTACAACCAAAAAAGGAACAAAAGGACAAGATAATATTTCGTATCAAGGCTATTTCGGATTTCAGAATGTTTCAAAAAAATTAAATCTGATGGATGCCAGCCAATGGGCAAGTCTTCGCAACGACGTTCAGGCAAGTATCGGTCAAGCGCCTTCTTTTACTCCTGCTCAAATTGAAGCTTTTAAAACCTCTGGAAGTTATGATTGGCAAGATGCTGTTTTTAGAACCGCAGCTCCTATTCAAAATCATCAATTGACTTTTTCTGGCGGAGATGATCGTTCTAGATATACGATTTCGGCAGGTTATTTTGATCAGGACGGAATTGTAATTGCAACTGATTTTAAACGTATTTCACTTCGTGCAAATTATGAAAGAAATTATTCTCAGAAATTCAAATTTGGCGTAAATGCAAATTACACAAACTCTATAGCAAACGGAATCGGAACAAACGGCGGTTCAAGTGCTGGAAGACAGCCAAATCCGCTAGTTGTAGCGTTGTATCAACCACCAGTTGTACCTATAAAAAATGACGACGGAAGTTACAATTTAACTAATAACCCATACGCAACGGCAACCAATGGTATTATTCCGAATCCAATTAATGATTTGGAAAATACAACCAATGAAACCAAAATCAATAGAATCTTAACAAGTTTATTTGGTGAATATAAATTCAATAAAGAGCTGACAGCAAAAGTTGCCGTGAGCGGTGATGTAATCGACACAAAACAAAATTATTACGCTCCATCAACAACGACAACGGGAGCAGGTACTAAAGGTCTGGCTTCTGTTGGAGACAGACGTGTAAGCTCAGTTTTAAATGAAAACACATTAAATTATAATACTAATTTCGGCGACAACCATAAATTCTCTGCTTTAGCAGGATACACACTTCAATATACCGAAGGTGAAGTGGTAAATGCAGGAGCGCAATATTTTGTAAATGATGCTAATACGTATAATGCTTTGCAAGACGGAGTTCCTGTAAAACCTTATAGTGAAGCTTTTGAAAGTGTTTTAAAATCTTGGCTGGCAAGAGTAAATTATTCTTATAAAGGAAAATACAATTTTACGCTTTCAGGACGTGCTGACGGTTCTTCAAGATTTGGATCTGAATCACTTTGGGGGTATTTCCCATCAGCAGGATTTTCATGGAATATTACCGATGAAGAATTTGCCAACAACATTAAAGGTGTAACCGAAGCGAAACTTAGACTTACAGCAGGTACAACCGGAAACCAAGAAATTGGAAACTACCTTTCGCTTGCTTCAATGGGTTCTGTGAATTATGCTTTTGGAGGAACTTTAGCAACAGGACTTGCTCCTACCCGATTAGGGAATCCGGACTTAAGATGGGAGAAAACAAATCAGTATAATGTTGGTTTAGACTTAGCACTATTGGACAGAAAAATCAATTTTGTTTTTGATGTTTATTACAAAAAAACAAAAGACTTGTTGATCAACGTTCCGGTGCCATTGACTTCTGGATACGCGACAGTACTTCAAAATATTGGAGGTGTTGAAAATAAAGGTCTTGAAATTGGTTTGATTACTGAAAACATCAAAACAGAAAATTTCTCATGGAATTCTAACATTGTTTTTTCTACCAACAAAAATAAAGTAACAGCGATAGGAAATGGTGTAGATCAATTCTTCCCTGTTGTACCAAACGGATCTCTATTACAACAACAACCTGTAATTGTAAAAGTTGGATTGCCTCTTGGAACTTTCTGGGGATACAGAACAAACGGAATTTTCCAGACTCAGGAAGAAATCAATACACAACCAAAAATCAACAGTTTGGCCAATACAAAAGTTGGAGACAGAAAATATGTGGATACAAACGGAGACGGCGTAATTACAGCTCTTGATAAAGGAAATCTTGGAACATCTCAACCAAAATTTGTTGGAAGTTTCAGCAATACAATTTCATACAATGACTTTGATCTGAATTTTTCTTTCCAAGGAGCTTATGGCGGAAAAGTATTCAACGCTCTGAATCAGCAATTGGAAATTTCAACTCTTGGAACTAATGCCGCTGAAACTTTAGTGGACCGATGGACGCCAACAAACCCAAGCAACGAAATTCCGAGAGCGTCAAGTTCTCCGTTAGGAATTGTTTCTGAGCGTTATGTTGAAGACGCTTCATTCTTGAGATTGAAATTAATCACTCTTGGTTACACCTTGCCAAAAAGCGTTTCAAAAAAACTGGGAACAAAAAGCGTGAAATTCTACGTTTCAGCCGAAAACTTAATTACATGGACAAAATACACTGGTTATGATCCAGAGGTAAGTTCATACGAACAAAACAACTTATATCCGGGAATTGATTTTGGTTCTTATCCAAACTCCAAAACATTCATTTCGGGCTTAAATGTAACTTTCTAA
- a CDS encoding RagB/SusD family nutrient uptake outer membrane protein, with protein MKKIIIPFLLSATLFVSCTDLEVTPTSFVTEDNYFKTQDDATASVTAVYASLSLDPGEQSLFGRNLYFLTDMATDYAAAGVSATNPQVRALSSLTHDATSDRVQVAWRQIYAGINRANVSIDNIPKVAGTEAVKTRLINEAKFIRALLYFQAVRLWGGVPIVLHEPTSIELESLKSKRRTVEDVYAQIISDLKDAENLPKTYPATDAGRATSGAAKAILAKVYLTRKDWPNAIAKSREVIDGGYGYALFENFQDIFTKTKKNGKEHIFSVQFEPNQAGNGSSGSTFQATSFTGFTATEPADIISDVALFYDIYAPGDTRRDVSYAKQLLNPATGTLYTFPKPIFKKYLDLTNLATPANVAINFPVIRYADILLSLAEAINEQGGPTAEAYELINQVRRRAFAKPITTPDPTVDLVGLTQTTFRAAIQEERKKEFVQEGQRWYDLVRWGTLVTEVKKVTAKNTVSEKNNLYPIPQSERNIDPVGLPQNPGY; from the coding sequence ATGAAAAAGATTATTATACCATTCCTACTTAGTGCCACACTTTTTGTGTCGTGCACAGATTTAGAGGTAACACCAACCTCTTTTGTAACCGAAGACAATTATTTTAAAACGCAGGATGATGCTACTGCAAGTGTAACAGCAGTATATGCTTCCTTAAGTTTAGATCCGGGAGAACAAAGCTTATTCGGGCGAAATTTATATTTCTTGACTGATATGGCTACAGATTATGCTGCAGCAGGAGTTTCAGCAACAAATCCTCAAGTTAGAGCATTGAGCAGTTTGACACACGATGCGACTTCAGATCGTGTTCAAGTAGCTTGGAGACAAATCTATGCTGGAATAAACAGAGCAAATGTTTCGATTGATAATATTCCAAAAGTAGCTGGAACTGAAGCAGTAAAAACAAGATTGATCAACGAAGCCAAATTTATTAGAGCATTATTGTATTTTCAGGCTGTTCGTCTTTGGGGAGGCGTTCCAATTGTTTTGCACGAGCCAACTTCTATTGAGCTAGAAAGCTTAAAATCAAAAAGAAGAACTGTAGAGGACGTTTATGCGCAGATTATTTCAGATTTGAAAGATGCCGAAAATCTTCCAAAAACGTATCCTGCAACAGATGCTGGACGTGCAACTTCTGGCGCTGCAAAAGCTATTCTGGCAAAAGTTTACTTGACAAGAAAAGACTGGCCAAATGCCATTGCAAAATCGAGAGAAGTTATTGATGGCGGATACGGATATGCTTTATTTGAGAATTTCCAAGATATTTTCACTAAAACAAAAAAGAACGGAAAAGAGCACATTTTTTCTGTTCAGTTTGAACCAAATCAAGCCGGGAACGGATCAAGCGGAAGCACATTTCAAGCGACTTCATTTACCGGATTTACTGCTACTGAACCTGCAGATATCATTTCAGACGTAGCATTATTTTATGACATTTATGCTCCTGGAGATACACGAAGAGATGTAAGTTATGCTAAACAATTATTAAATCCGGCAACTGGAACGCTTTATACTTTTCCGAAACCAATTTTCAAAAAGTATTTAGATCTAACAAACTTGGCAACTCCGGCAAACGTAGCCATAAACTTTCCGGTTATTCGTTATGCCGACATTTTATTGTCTTTGGCAGAAGCCATAAACGAACAAGGCGGACCAACTGCAGAAGCTTACGAATTAATCAATCAAGTAAGAAGAAGAGCTTTTGCAAAACCAATAACAACTCCAGATCCAACCGTAGATTTAGTTGGATTGACGCAAACGACTTTCAGAGCAGCAATTCAGGAAGAACGCAAAAAAGAATTTGTTCAGGAAGGACAGCGCTGGTATGATTTAGTAAGATGGGGAACTTTGGTTACAGAGGTAAAAAAAGTAACGGCTAAAAACACAGTTTCAGAAAAAAATAATCTGTATCCGATTCCGCAGAGCGAAAGAAATATTGATCCAGTTGGCTTGCCACAAAATCCTGGATATTAA